GGTGGCAAGCGACCACATCCATTTGTCCCTCAACAATAATGACAAATTTTTGGGCTAAAATTTCTTTTTTGGCTTTGTCCAAACCATATAATATCCGGCTTTTGTTATAAATTGGCGTGTCAGGCGAATTAATGTATTTGGCCGGTTCGAAATCTCGACCCGCAGTTTTTATCTGACCAGTGCTAAAAATTCGGCCAGAAAAGCCTAAAACATTTTTAGCAATGTCTGAGATGGGAAAAGTGAGGCGACTGCGGAATCGATCATAAAAACCGCCGTCTGGCTTGATAATGACTAAGCCTGATTGCAAAATATGGTCTTTGGCAAAATTTCTTTTAACCAATAATCTGGAAACTAAATCCCAGGAATCTGGAGCAAAGCCGATTAAAAATTTATCAATGGTAGCTCTGGTCAAACCGCGCGCTTTTTCTAAATATTCGAGCGGTTTCTGGCCAATTTCTTTGGTGGTTAATAGATAATGATAAAATTTGGCGGCGGTTAAATTCATTTGATAAAGTTCGTCTTTGGTTTTTTTGAGCTGCGGATTTTTGGGGGTTAATTTGACACCGGCTTTTTCGGCCAAAATTTTTAAAGCATCGGCAAATTCGATGCTTTCGTATTCCATCAGAAAACCAAAAATATCGCCGCCTTTTTGACAGCCAAAACAATGCCAAATTTGTTTTTCCGGAGAAACGATAAAAGAAGGCGTTTTTTCGGCGTGGAAAGGACAAACCGCTTTGAAATTACGGCCCGCTTTTTTAAGCGTTAGATATTGGCCAATAAAGTCGACAATATCAATTCGACGCTTAATTTCTTCAATTTCGTCCATATCTTACCTCTATTTGGGATTTTTGATTAAAATATTAAAACTGCCCGTTATCTTTTCGAGAAAAACAGGCAAAAATTTATTTCTATTTCTTAATTTAATTATACCATAACTCTTGCATTTTGAAAAGGAACAATATTTAATGATTTAGTTGCTCCGTCTTTTTTTATGTGATAAGTTTAGATTATAGAGATAAAATAAGGAGGAAAATAACAGAAGATAAAAAAGAAGCGACACCAGTTGTCGCTAATACCCAACCATCTTCGCAAACTCCAACCGCACCTGCGACTCCCACTAACCAAGCCCAGCAATCGGCTCCACAAACTTCTCAAAATTCAAATAATGGTTTAAAATGCGCTTGTTGCGGAATCGCTGGCTGCTGTTTATTTATTATTTTATTAATAATTATTTTTCAAATACTCTCATGGACCGGCGTCTTGCCAGTGGGTTTGTTTTCGATTTTTGGTTCAATCTTCCCGGGAATGTAAATCGATTTTGCTCTAAATAAATTTTGAAAAATTTAAGGCTATTTTTTAGTCTTATTTTTTAATTCAGGTTCTTTTTCGATCACGGTTGGCGGAGGAGTTGCCGCGACCGGCTGAGGAGTTGGAGTGGATTTTTTTCTAAAAAAGATCACATAACCTACAACCATTACCACCACGAAAAAGAAGATTAATCCCAAGACCACCACGATGGCTAAAACTGCGCCCGGTAACATCCCACCACCAAATAAGCCCTGGCTTTGTTTATAGTCGTTAATTATTGCCTCTAAATCATTTGAGGATGCGAGACTGGCAAGATTTGAATTTGCAGATTCCAAAGATCCTTTGTAGGCTCTTACTATATAATAATAGGTAATGCTGGTGGTGGCATTTTTATCGATAAAACCGCCCACCATCGCTGGTGTGCGAGCGATTTCGCTAAACGGGCCGTTTGAATTTTGACTTCTAAATAGCTTATAGCCATCAATATTTTGAGATTTTGAAGGAAACCAGGTTAATAAAATAGAACCGCCATAATCAAATTCAACATCTTTGGCGTTTAATTTTGAAGGTGGTAAAATTGTTGAGCTAGTTTGACTTGCTGGCGCGGCACCGGTGCCGGCTTGTGAATTATATTGAGGATTGGTTGAATTGCTTGAATTTGAATTCGTATTTGGAGCTGGATTTTGGGGATTGGCAGGATCAGAAGCATAAACGGCAAAACCAAAATCAAAATTCAAATCAGGAATATTATTAATCGCCGCGTAACCTCGAGCATAACAGGCAGATTCGCCGTGGTACCAAACGGTGTGACCGTTTAAATCCATATCCGACAAAATAATTGCATACATGCCGGTCGGCATGCTGACGTCTGGAAAATCAAAAATAACCCACGAAGCAGTACTGGTGACTTCTTGGGTTTTATCAGTAATAATTTGTCCGGGCGAGGTGGTGGCGTTTAAAACCTGTGCCCTAACTCTGGAAGTACCGCCAATTTCAGTTTTAAGATAAACCGAAATTGCATCAAGGGTATGTTTGGTGGGCACAAAAATTTGCGCCGGTTCATGACTTAAAAATGAAACATCGGGGTTGCCAGCCACGCCATTCGAACAAACCTGGTCAAGGCTTGCTAAGGCTTGAACTCGAGTCTGGGGTATTAGAATTGAGGTTAAAAAAGTTAAGATTGATAATAATGATTTAATTTTATTCATTTTGATCGTGAGCGACTTGATTGTCTTGGCTTGGGGTGGCTTGGGGTTTTTCAGGATTTTGATTGGCTTTTTCGCGCGCTTTTTTGGCATAATGTTTGCGCAAGAATATTAGAAGAATGACGCCATCTACCAAAACAAAAGCACCAATTCCGACATACCACCAGAGATAATTTTTCATTTGGCTTAGAGTATTGGTGGCCGTGGTCGTAGTTTTTTCACTTATTTTAATGCCCAACAAATTAACCTTTGCTGAACCTTTATTATTAATTTGTGCCTGGCCGACCAGAGTGTAATCCCCTTCATCTAATAGCCTCGCGTCAATTTTTGTCCACCAATTGCCATTTTTTTCTTGGGCAACTTCAAAGGCTTGAGTACCAACCATCAAAACCACCTGAGAACCTGCCGGGGCGGTTCCCTCTAAAGTCATTTCATCTTTTAATTTAAGGGTGATATTTTCAGGGGTTGGCGTAATTTTTTGGCCATTTTTTTGAACCTCGGTTAGGACTGGCGAAGCAATTGAAGTGTCAACCGGAAACCAACTCGAATCAGTGTCGGTTGAGGTATCTGTAGAGGTGTCAGTCGAGGTGGCAGGGGCTGGCGTGGCTGCAGTATAATTATAGCCATAGACTCGGAAACAAGCATCATAGGTATGTGGAAGCCCGGTTGCCAAAAAATTTCCGCCGATATAACCGTCAACATTGTTATAATACCAACGGGTGGCGACATCATTGATGCTCAATTTAATACCATAATATTGCCCAGGCGTAACAGTAACATAGGGCGAAGCAAAAGCAATTGTTTCCCAAGTGTCACCTGCTGGAGCAGTAATTACTCCACTGGAAGTTTTAACAACTGCACTCGCGGGACCATCAATACCATCCATTTCATAAATTTTTATGGTCAGCGTTGAGCCCACAGTGCGATCTTTTAAATAAACGTCAATACTCACCAGACGATTTTTAGTAGGCTTAAAGGTCTGAATCATGTTGGCGTTATTGTCTATCAAAAAACCCCAACCACCGGCAGTTTCTTCATAAGATTGATCCAAAACTGATCCGGCAACCCCGGCCGAGGTCCCCATCGGTATTGCCAACAAAAAAATTGCCACAAAAAGCGCCATTAATCTAAATAATCTCTTCATTCCCCCTCCTTAAAGATTGATAAAGTGTTTTCCTAATTATTATTTTATCATTAATAAATTAAGTAGTAAATAATTAATTTTAGGATTACAGGTTCTTACTCTTTTTCTTGTATGAGTTAAGAAAAATTTCCACAAAATCGATTCTGTCTACTAGGATTTCCCCAAGAAAAGCAAAGGGAATCGCAATTAATACAACAATGGCGACAACGCGCCAAGAGATAGTTGCATCAGTCGCGACGGAAATGGTGATCAGATCTTCGGCAATGCCAACGATTATCCCAAAAACTAAAAATTCTAAAAATACTTCAATTTTTTTCCATTTTTTGACTTGTTGTTTGTCAACCATTTTACCCCAAAATTTTTAATAAATTTTTATTATTATTGAAGTTAATCCTAATCTTAAGCTAAACATAAAACTAAAAAGTAAATTATTACACTAATAAATTTATATTTCTAGCTGGTAAGAAATTAGTATCAAAAACTTATTTTTTTACTCTTTTTGGGCGGATAAAACTTTTAAAAGCGGGGATTAAATTATTAATCAGTGGGTATTTTCTAAAATCATGCGGATTAATCCATTTAAAATCATCATGATCTTGGCTTAATTTTACTTTATCGGATTTTGCGAAGCATTCAAAAAAGGTACCAACAATTTGCCAAGTTTTTCCTTTAACGATTGGTCGCCATTCATTAACATAAAAGGGGCGCCCAATTTTTACATTAAGCCCGGCTTCCTCTTTGATTTCTCGAAGTAGACTTAAATCAAATCGTTCTCCCGGCTTTACCCTGCCGCCAACAACATCATATTTGCCAGTGTTTACGCCGTCTTGATATTGAGAAGATTCTTTCAAAATCAGAACTTTATTATTAAAGACAATAAACGCTTTCGTCGCCACAAATATTATAGGTTTAATATTGCTTCTAAATTTATGAAAATTGGTCCTTCGACAATGCTCGGGATGAACGGTGTGTATTTGAAAAAATCCGAACTGATTTTGCCCAAAATTTGTAGGGCGGGCGGAATTTTTACCCGCTTTTGGAGGCCCCCCAACCCCCGTTCCACGTCCGTAGCTTTAACGAAGGAGGGCCTTCCGCTCGCCTCGCCTTGCCTGTCCAACCGGTAGGCGGGAAGCGGAAGCGAAAAGGACGATTTTAAGTTTTTCTTTGCTTGCCCAGCGAAGCCTTCGGCGAAGTTGGGGCGGAAAATTCTTTTTATTCAATAAATTGTCTTCCCCACCAGAAGGTTGCAATGTAAATAAATGGTAGCACAACGGCACTTATATAACAGGCCGCGCGTCCAAATCTCGGACCGACGAATTCAGCTAAGCGTATAAAAACCACCAAGACCATAAACCAGCCCACCAGAAGACCCGCGCCGGGCCATTCCGGATGCACTAACTCTTTACTCCCACCAATTTGGTACCATTTTACCCATCCACTCCACTTCATAATAAAAACGTGAAGAAGAATAAAAGCAAAAGCAAGACGCACGCCCCAGTATTGCAACCGCCACCATTTTTCTCTGCCGAGTACCATCATCGCCCGATTATTAGAGATAAAGAAAATTGTAATAAGAATGATGGTAGCCGTGAGACCGAAGATAAACGGCCACCAGTCCGCACTCAAAAATTTCTGCACAGGAAACTTGTCCTGCAAAAAGAAAAATGAAACGATACTATGAGTCAATGCCAGAAAAAAAGCCATGATTCCCAATTCTTTTCGGTATTGAACATAATGATCAGGGAAGGAAAAAAAACGACTTCCAGGACCAATAAGAATAACAATGCCGATAAGCACTGTGGCCACTCCAGCGAAAACTTTATTGGCAATATATAAATCGTAGTATCCGCGGCGATAGAAAAGATAGACCGATAAAGCAACAAACGAAATTACGGCAACCACAAATGCCGCACCATACTGCTGAAATTGATACTTCCAATCAATATTTGACTGATGCGGCTGCTGAGGTGTCGTTGATTCAGATGGTGGCTGGAGGGAAATATTTGTAGAAGTAGTAGTTCTCATAATAATCTTTTATATTAACCAAAAACTAATACCTTGTCCGAGTCTTCGACCATTTTGAGTAAATCGGACATTGCGGAAACGGGACAAACTTTGCTTTCTTCTTTACCGCGCACTTTGAGACAAGTACCGCACACATAAACCTCGCCTTTTAATTTTTGAATTCTGTGGTTTTTGCAGAAATATCAAAATCTTTAGTGTCAGGAATAGTATCAAGCTCTGACCCCTCGTTCATTAAAAATATTTCCACTTGATGGCTCGCTTTAAGTGCAGTAATTCCTAGACGAAATGTGTTCCACGCGTGTTCTGGTTTATTAGATTGTAAAATAATGCCAAGTTTCATTTCTTAACTTTAATTTTTTCGCATTGTGAGGCGAGATTAACCAACTCTTCTTTGCTGAACACATCCTGGGCGCAAGGATATAAAGTGTTGTTTTCCTTAAAAATATGATCCTTCAAAAGAGAAATCATGGCTTGAGTATTTTTCTTGAGTTTAGTTTCATCATTTTCCTGCAAAGCTTCTCTCATTTTAGTAAGATAATTTCTTTTAGTTACATGTTCCACAAGCATTATGCCGATAGGCCCGCCCTCGTTTGGTATACCTTTCTTTTCTAGGGCTGGGAATAAAACTTGTTCCTCTTTTTGATGATGAGGTTCGGCAAATGTTTCAGTAAAGTGTAAAAATTCTTTAATTTTTGCATGATTAATTGTTGGCTGATTAATAACTGCTTCTAAATCATCGACGTGTTTCAGAATATTTTGATGATCTGATTTTAATTCTTCTATGCAATTGTGGTGATGACAATGATTAGACATAAATTTATTTAATTAAATCCTCGATTGAAACTCCCAATGCTTTGGCAATTTCCGCCATAGTTTGAACGCTTGGCTTATTAACTGCACCGCTTTCCACTTTTGTAAGCGTTGTATATTTAATATCCGCCTTCTTGGCTAAATCGTCTTGCGTTAAGCCAAGTTTGGCTCGTAGTTTCTTAATGTTTTCGCTGATAATTTTTCCACTTGTCATATAAATAAAGTTTTGGTAGCATTATAGTAAATGAGATTATTACCTTTATTGCTATACTACCAAATAAAATGAATTAATCAATAAAAATTCGAAAAGCCCGCTTCTGGCGTTCCGCTTCGCGGAACAAAGGCAAAAAATTTGATTTTGAACCGAAAATCGGCTGGCGAGCCCGCGTAGCGGGCGAGCCAACAAAGACATTTCCCAATTGGCGGAGAGAGTGGGATTCGAACCCACGGACCCTTTGCGGGGTCACAGTCTTTCCAGGACTGCCAGTTAAACCACTCCTGCATCTCTCCAAATTTACTTCTCTGTCTCTACCTCAATACTCTATCTCCCGCCAAAGGCGGGTTGCTAAAGGCGACAGATCTCAGTTCTGCCTTAATTATACGCAATTTATGATAAAAAAAGAAGGCTGAAACAAGTCGATTGGGATGGATGGCGAAGCGCCAAAACTTGTGCCAGCCTATGGGCTAAAGTAAAAAGTAAGAAAAAAGGTTAATTCGGGGTGAAATAGCACCCTGAGTAGAGGTGATCATTCGTAAAATAGTCGAAACAGAAACGGAATCAGAGATGGGGTAAAAACGATAAGAGATAATGCAGCCTGTTTCGCAGGAAAAAACCTGAAAAACATAAACGTTTCCTATCTGGTCTTGACAGCTCCAGTACCCACATGGGTTTTGATCATTTTCAAGACTTTTCCTTAAAGCGATCATCATCTCGCGAGGAGTATTAGCCTCAATTAAGCCTTCAACTTCAGTGGCAAGTTCGCGGCTAGAATTCACAATTGTTTTCCAACCTGGAGCAAGATACATCACGACCGGTCGAGAATGTGTTCCATTTGAGGAAAAAACGTTTTCGCTCCAGACAATAGGCTGAATTGCATTTCGAGCTATCACCTGAAGTCCCCCTTTCCGGAGATGACAAACCATCACTGCCAACAGGATGATTTATATTATATACCAAAAAATTAATTTGTCAAATTTTGAGAACTATTTCTTTTCAACTTTTGAGACCAATTCACGAGTTTGTTCAATGACATCTGGATTTACAGAAATAGAAGTAATGCCGGCTTTAACTAAAAATTCGCAAATTTCCGGATAGACTGATGGCGCTTGTCCGCAAATCGAAATTGTCACCCCGCGCGCTTTACAACCAGCAATAATTTGTTCAATCGCCTTTAAAACCGCGTCTTCGCGCTCGTCAAACTCAGCCGCTAAATGGGCGTT
This is a stretch of genomic DNA from Patescibacteria group bacterium. It encodes these proteins:
- a CDS encoding fibronectin type III domain-containing protein; its protein translation is MNKIKSLLSILTFLTSILIPQTRVQALASLDQVCSNGVAGNPDVSFLSHEPAQIFVPTKHTLDAISVYLKTEIGGTSRVRAQVLNATTSPGQIITDKTQEVTSTASWVIFDFPDVSMPTGMYAIILSDMDLNGHTVWYHGESACYARGYAAINNIPDLNFDFGFAVYASDPANPQNPAPNTNSNSSNSTNPQYNSQAGTGAAPASQTSSTILPPSKLNAKDVEFDYGGSILLTWFPSKSQNIDGYKLFRSQNSNGPFSEIARTPAMVGGFIDKNATTSITYYYIVRAYKGSLESANSNLASLASSNDLEAIINDYKQSQGLFGGGMLPGAVLAIVVVLGLIFFFVVVMVVGYVIFFRKKSTPTPQPVAATPPPTVIEKEPELKNKTKK
- a CDS encoding NUDIX domain-containing protein — translated: MATKAFIVFNNKVLILKESSQYQDGVNTGKYDVVGGRVKPGERFDLSLLREIKEEAGLNVKIGRPFYVNEWRPIVKGKTWQIVGTFFECFAKSDKVKLSQDHDDFKWINPHDFRKYPLINNLIPAFKSFIRPKRVKK
- a CDS encoding ferric reductase-like transmembrane domain-containing protein — protein: MRTTTSTNISLQPPSESTTPQQPHQSNIDWKYQFQQYGAAFVVAVISFVALSVYLFYRRGYYDLYIANKVFAGVATVLIGIVILIGPGSRFFSFPDHYVQYRKELGIMAFFLALTHSIVSFFFLQDKFPVQKFLSADWWPFIFGLTATIILITIFFISNNRAMMVLGREKWWRLQYWGVRLAFAFILLHVFIMKWSGWVKWYQIGGSKELVHPEWPGAGLLVGWFMVLVVFIRLAEFVGPRFGRAACYISAVVLPFIYIATFWWGRQFIE
- a CDS encoding hemerythrin domain-containing protein; translation: MSNHCHHHNCIEELKSDHQNILKHVDDLEAVINQPTINHAKIKEFLHFTETFAEPHHQKEEQVLFPALEKKGIPNEGGPIGIMLVEHVTKRNYLTKMREALQENDETKLKKNTQAMISLLKDHIFKENNTLYPCAQDVFSKEELVNLASQCEKIKVKK
- a CDS encoding helix-turn-helix transcriptional regulator, which encodes MTSGKIISENIKKLRAKLGLTQDDLAKKADIKYTTLTKVESGAVNKPSVQTMAEIAKALGVSIEDLIK